The following is a genomic window from Labrus bergylta chromosome 2, fLabBer1.1, whole genome shotgun sequence.
TCCAAATGGAGATCAGAATGGAAATTTATGTAGCGATGCATTCAGTTATGACTAAAGGTCCGGGGGTGATGCAAATTGGAAAGATGCCGTATGTGAAGTGAAGTGACCACACAGCTGGAACTCCATATATTTGGAGGGGATAGAGTTTTTATTGACTGGATGAGTTGAAATCATCTGGTTAAATGAACACAAGTTGATCTAATGAAGAGCGTCAACATGCAACCAAGGTGTTATTATCAGAACTGGATTTCAGGACACTTTCAACTTTCAAGGATGGACAgaatattaaaaacacttcattaaACGCTCACACAGTCTAATGATACACAGACCTCTCCTGGACATTTTCCTGAGtagcagctgttttcacatcttcaCTCTGGAAggagaaagtcagagtgaaaaattcggctgtttgcgtttatatcaaatatcaggagtttttcaggcgaTTTCATGTGGAGACACAAACAGCCAAACTGTTCATTCTGACCTGGACTTTTGCCAGCTAGCTGTCTAATTAAGTTTCTGCACAAAGTTGGGATGAGCCGATGTGAGGAAGCTTCCCCGTGGGTGAGTGGTAAGGCGTGACTCTGACCCACAACCTGAGCGATCCTTGCCGCTTCACGGTCTTCTCTGCCCCGCCACCAAGTTctgttgatactgtgaatatgttGAAATTAAGGCAAAAATCTTCATGGTAGTGTTTAACTTGGTCCACCATTTGTCCTTCTTTATACATCACGTCCTGCCTCTGCCCCCCACAGTGAGATGTATGCAGCTCGGGAACACTTCAGGAGCAGAGGGTCAGACATTTCTaaggtgtgaaaacagcttatgaGAACAAACAGAACTGTTGGAGCTACTATTTGATTATGGCAGCCACCTCCTCAGTCCTGCCTGGAAGACGGTGAACGGCCATCTTCATCCATCCACACAGAGCAGATATTGACTGTAGGATGTTGATCCGGTGACTTTGGAGAGTGAGACTGAAGACGCTCTGTGATCACCAGCTGAGTGGTTGGGTATTGATCAGGAGGTGGTCAGCGGAGATGATTAGGCTCTCAGCGTATTGATCGACTTTGGTTAATGGAGGGAAACTGGCTACAAATGACCCGGCAGGCTCTGATAATTCACAGGGAGCAGACGCATCGCACATAAAACAATCAGCCCGTCGTTTTGGAAAAATCATTGCtttttaattgtaaaataaCAGTGTAGGTACAAGTTCAAAGTGTCACATGTTGGTCATCTTTAAGTCTCACGACACATTCTCCAGCGTCTCCTCCGGGGCTGAAGGCTGGACAGGTAGAGCAGCACTGAGCCGGCGCCCCCGCGTCCTCCTGCGGGACTCTTTAGAGAACTCCGGGGAAGTCCAGGGCTGCCAGGCGAGACCTGCACTGCTGCTGGTGTTTTGGTTCCTCAGGCTGCGGCGGACTGAACGCTGCCCTCTAGTGACCACGGGTTTGAACACATCTTCAAAGTTGAAGTCAGCCTGCCAGGGGGCTAGCTCAAAGTTGACTGCTTCTCCTTCCTCCTGGCTGTCAGAACTCGCTCTGCCTTTGTTCTCCTCCATGGTTGCCGCTGCGTCTCCctgctctgactctgactcCTGCACGTCATGGTTCATTTGCTGCTCGTCTACCTGGATCACCTGCTCCTGTAGGACTGAGCCATATAAGGAGCTCCTTCTGCCCCGCTTGTATTTTCTTAGGGTTATTTCTGGCGGCAGACTGAGATCTGAATTGAAACACTCCAGTTTATTATCCGAGTCTGTGCAAGTTGTATCTGCAGAGTTCTGGGTGTAAAGTTCATCGTCGGCTCCTCCCTGCTCGTGCACAGTCTGACCCTGTGGGGTTTCTTCGAGCTTTGTAGTGGTTTGGTCTTCACAGTGCTCCGCTGTCTTTCTTCCAGTCTGGCTCTGAGTCTCCTCAGTGAGCAGGATCTCATCAGCAGCACTCAcattcttcatcttttttcctctcccttTGCCCCTCGTCCCCGACAGCCTCCTGCCCCTGCATGTGGCGCTAACTTTCCCGGAGTCTGAAGATGTGAAGGACTCTTCTGAGGGAGTTTCCGAGGTGGTTGTGACAGTGAGGTCCCCGATAGCTTGACTGTCGTCCGCCACCTCAGCGTTGATGTTTGTCTCATCGTTTGGTGCTGTTTGGAGAAAGGAGGAGCACAGTTTCATTTCTATAAATCACTAACGGCCACCATTATTCTTCAGGaaacagaaatgtgttgatCTAGAGCTGTCTGCATGTTTTACCTGTGGTTGGAGTCTGCTGTGCTGCTGGTGACTTGCTGATGGAGGACAACGACTCGGTGATGGGGCTCAGGTTGGGGTCCTTGGAGGCGTATGCTCGAGAGCCGTACAAGGAGCGGTCCACGTCCTTGTTCCACCGACGACCTGATGCAGAGCTCACCTATGGAAAAACAATCTGTATTATACTGTTATACAAGTGTTGAGTGATAATTCagaatgccttttttttaaaggagagagagagagagagagagagagagagagagagagagagagagagagagagagagagagagaggggaatgacatacaGACCGTCCACTTAGAGGACTACAGCACTAAACACTATGCTACCAGCGCCCCCTTTTAACATTTGTTTAGTGAaatttttctaaatatttttctgCTTTGTGAGACGcaggttctctccaggtactccgccttcctcccacagtccaaagacatgctcgttaggttaactgctgactctaaaatgtccggaggtgtgaatgtgagtgaggctggttgtctgtctctatatgtcagctctgtgattgactggtggaCAGtacagggtgtaaccccgcctcttgtccaatgacagctgggatcggctccagcccccctctGCGACCCTTAACATGAAAAGCGATACGGATAATGGACGAATGTAAGACTCTGGGGAGTTTGactcttcaaaacaaacattttcagtagGTAGCAAGTTATGTTTTCTTCTGGCATGTCACATCTTTTCAGCCTTTTGTCTCCTCTGTcccaactttaaaataaaacattttaaacatgttgctttcatcaaattcaaaattgggcaaaaacaattacatttccCAGCTTCAACAATTTGAATATATCGTCCATTATATGGTCTATATATTGGgttgcagttctttttttcttcaaaccatcacattttgtttttatgtcaatTTTGCACAGTGACCTACATTTTTGGAAACAGGGTTGTAGATGAGTTTGAGATTAAATCTGTGATGATCCTTTTTGTCTCCCCTTtgtagctcctgcttcagagtacgTACCATGGTGGTGCGaatgcagacagagaaaaagcaTCACTGTATTATCCTTGATATTGAGGACCGCCGACACAGCAGCACATTTTGACAGCATTCGGGTGAAGAACTTAAACCTACACGGAGCGCTTCTTCAAGTAAtccaaaacaaattcaacactGACTTCCATTTAATGATTGTTCAAACaagttattttatgtttaaagtaactctgacccctagtgtttaaaatgggtactgcagtccacattcaaaacattatagagagctgtctcccctcccccctcctctcgaTGCTCTCACAGATCAccatgttgcagacactgaagcttcagtgtttatccagctctgcatgggtctgtaaacctttctgtgttctaacctctctccatttttcaaaagcatctccaatattggtcctagtttgagcacgtttctgctcgtggagcttattagaaacatgcagaggctttttaggtcgggtacaatcacttctatctgaaccacttctcttgacccgcttccatcactgcaacacctgttgacctgataactgctctcatatctgacaaacagaggggcgtccaaaacggcagtgtgggggtgtcttaaaaccacctaccttctctggtccaaacaaatccagagcattcaggagcagaatctaaagttagaaggaggacatactggctgctgcattgttgtcagagaagccagcacttcaacatagcatgtttccttaatgtctgatcagatagtaagatacctttatcatttcactcactacacatctcactgattggacctttaagaaaCTGATTTGTAGTTTTGTCTTCTGGCTTTGTGGTTTAGTTTTGGAGCAGTGATAGATCAGCAAGGTAAGTCAGAGAGTCTAAAAagtcacagtttgttttggtttttattcaCTAAATTTAGAATATCTCctactttcttttaaaaacatgtgaattattttaatatttcatgatgttttctttAGTTGTCACACTGTGTTCAGCGTGCACAGCtgcataaaaacagaaacagttcTTCTGTAGCCCCGTGGTCGGGTTGTGCAGCTGACTGCAGATCCTTCAGTGAAGAGGTGTAAAGAGAAATCAAACGAGCAGACTCAAGCAGCTCACCTTCATCTTCCCAGAGGCCGACTTGGCAGCCGAGCGTGTCGACCTCTTCACAGGTTCGCCTTCCTCCGGCTGCTGAGGGAACAGAGTTGGCATGAGGATTCATTATATAGACTGTCTCTCTCAAGCACATTAAGTGGATAGCCTCCGACGTGATTAAGTTCACATCCAGTGGAATTAAACAGTAGATTAGATGGGAGCATGTTATGACCCCTGAATTATTAAAAAGACAATCTGGTCTAGTACACAGAGCTTTTCTACAAGTGAGATCAAGCTCAAAGCAGCGCTCGGTTATGGCAGACCTTTCTTTTTCGGCTGCCGGAGCGAGCAGGAGATTCACACTTTGGTCCCAGCTGCTGTAGAAGAAATTCACAAGTTTAAGGTGAATGAAGtggaacatttacatttaacatgTTCTCGTGCCCTCACAATAGATATGAGAGAAAGTAGATTTAAGATTTGATTTCTGCAGacctttctctttctgcttttgGATTCAACAACTGCAACGACGGCGTCCTGTTGCTTCTCCTTCTCTGGCAGGGATGTAAACTCATCGAGGTAATCCAGCCAGGAGGCTGCGCTGGATTCAGGGTCAGAcgctgaagaaaaacaaacattacacaTTAGATGAAAACTTTTTGACTCTTTGTGCGCTGTACAAAAAGTTACCAACGGTCAGCTAAGGCCACTTTAAAACAAGATTGATCCACTGTCAACTGACACAACCATTTGTGTTTGCAGATACATTCTGCATTCGGACAAAGTTTTGTCCACTGAAACGGCTTAACGCTGTAGTAcacatgccaggccagtagttggcggtgtgactttataatgaaaaaatacatgcaTGAGCACATACTCTTCCTGCTACAGATCGGAGAGGTGTACAAAAATGGCGAGCAGCTATTGACCTTTTGGCTGCCCTTCATCGGTGTATAGGTGGATTTAGTATTTGGTGCTTGTTAGTAATGTGTAGCCGCTGAAAGTGAGGGTGCAGGTGCAAAAAACCGCCCCCAAAAGATGTGCTTATAATCACCATCGTCAGGGACGGAGCCAGGATTTTCTCTCCAGCTGCTGAGGGAGAGCGTGACTAATATGTTGGGGTGCTATTCcttttacagtttatttaaaaagacaacGATACTACCAAAATATGTGAGGGGGCTAAACCAGGGCTAGACAGATTTGTGTTGGGGCTATAGCGCATCCTAGCACCGGTGCAGTGCCGTGCTTGACCattgtgcatttgttttttgtaccaggctgtaaacatgttcgtTTCTTCAGTAAAAtcagaactgcaggattttgcagcTGAAGCTATCAGTATCAACAACTAATAACACCACAGAATGAGGGGGGACGGGACAAGTTGTGTGTATTTAGAGAggagagggttagggttagtgtaGGGTTTCCTCTAATCGCTTGACACACGTGATGTGACAGGAGACAGAGAAGGTCGAGAACAGGAGGAGTAATGTCATGAAGGTAACCGTTAATTAAAGTACAAATGGAAAATTGTGA
Proteins encoded in this region:
- the cdca2 gene encoding cell division cycle-associated protein 2 isoform X1, with the translated sequence MAAVEMNTSGPEKEQKEEILSPSQEESSEIMNGKSASLNFSELTPRRFGISVQSFTPASLPTCKDKSRLAQIKARRRSSIGVRGSPETNSLIRFMAQQKMKTLPALKTPDLVKSSPFLPRVASTLRQKMASFQNLMDVAESEGCDPMPTQDSNTGGCIKTRDYLSDGNSSDGEKENNPPTVTPSKRRRLGPLESCELEIREASAPTLHFSLKERQEEEIAETQVVTEGPLSDGGTVEEADACFPPMNRQHAVFELQSPRHPPPDDPTAASPAWPASSLHIPSLPPLLEMKPTGEGNSWGTSTIKNKKKVHFGGPLSPEFFDKNLPPSTPLQKGATPARAQTPGGALQLRSLLKTPQGSESQTQKAQSDFSSPTTFGASPTLAIPRNRRTPTVGEDGEDKDGKVEVDSAVMADTDCSWDVQPLNLNNAFHEESLPQVLPASDPESSAASWLDYLDEFTSLPEKEKQQDAVVAVVESKSRKRKQLGPKCESPARSGSRKRKQPEEGEPVKRSTRSAAKSASGKMKVSSASGRRWNKDVDRSLYGSRAYASKDPNLSPITESLSSISKSPAAQQTPTTAPNDETNINAEVADDSQAIGDLTVTTTSETPSEESFTSSDSGKVSATCRGRRLSGTRGKGRGKKMKNVSAADEILLTEETQSQTGRKTAEHCEDQTTTKLEETPQGQTVHEQGGADDELYTQNSADTTCTDSDNKLECFNSDLSLPPEITLRKYKRGRRSSLYGSVLQEQVIQVDEQQMNHDVQESESEQGDAAATMEENKGRASSDSQEEGEAVNFELAPWQADFNFEDVFKPVVTRGQRSVRRSLRNQNTSSSAGLAWQPWTSPEFSKESRRRTRGRRLSAALPVQPSAPEETLENVS
- the cdca2 gene encoding cell division cycle-associated protein 2 isoform X5; translated protein: MLQRWFKRFLWMLGTFIQRERIEHSNLQLVKSSPFLPRVASTLRQKMASFQNLMDVAESEGCDPMPTQDSNTGGCIKTRDYLSDGNSSDGEKENNPPTVTPSKRRRLGPLESCELEIREASAPTLHFSLKERQEEEIAETQVVTEGPLSDGGTVEEADACFPPMNRQHAVFELQSPRHPPPDDPTAASPAWPASSLHIPSLPPLLEMKPTGEGNSWGTSTIKNKKKVHFGGPLSPEFFDKNLPPSTPLQKGATPARAQTPGGALQLRSLLKTPQGSESQTQKAQSDFSSPTTFGASPTLAIPRNRRTPTVGEDGEDKDGKVEVDSAVMADTDCSWDVQPLNLNNAFHEESLPQVLPASDPESSAASWLDYLDEFTSLPEKEKQQDAVVAVVESKSRKRKQLGPKCESPARSGSRKRKQPEEGEPVKRSTRSAAKSASGKMKVSSASGRRWNKDVDRSLYGSRAYASKDPNLSPITESLSSISKSPAAQQTPTTAPNDETNINAEVADDSQAIGDLTVTTTSETPSEESFTSSDSGKVSATCRGRRLSGTRGKGRGKKMKNVSAADEILLTEETQSQTGRKTAEHCEDQTTTKLEETPQGQTVHEQGGADDELYTQNSADTTCTDSDNKLECFNSDLSLPPEITLRKYKRGRRSSLYGSVLQEQVIQVDEQQMNHDVQESESEQGDAAATMEENKGRASSDSQEEGEAVNFELAPWQADFNFEDVFKPVVTRGQRSVRRSLRNQNTSSSAGLAWQPWTSPEFSKESRRRTRGRRLSAALPVQPSAPEETLENVS